From Scleropages formosus chromosome 25, fSclFor1.1, whole genome shotgun sequence, a single genomic window includes:
- the LOC108921573 gene encoding guanine nucleotide-binding protein subunit alpha-11-like: MEGCCWWCHRTCVCCLSEEERRDIAVDREIQRILKEQKKREQKEIKVLLLGTGESGKTTFIKQMRIIHGKGYSEEERCAFTKLVFQNIFTSVQAMTAAMSTLRIPYANPETQLYANWLQDVDKLQVTQLDRRYADAIRRLWADPGIKMCYSRRREYQLLDSTEYYMTNLDRIAAPDYVPTAQDVLRVRFPTTGINDYSFTVEKISLRIVDVGGQKSERRKWIHCFENVTSLIFLASLSEYDQVLEEDETNNRMEESKALFYTTIHSPWFVRASIILFLNKMDILAEKILTSDLHAYFPTFAGKKRDAEAAMKFIRTMYLQQAVKKEKAKDEKSKSVYTHYTCATDTQNIRKVFNDIKDTVLVRSLEEYYLI, translated from the exons ATGGAGGGCTGCTGTTGGTGGTGCCATCGAACCTGCGTCTGCTGCCTCTCcgaagaggagaggagggacATCGCCGTGGACAGAGAAATCCAGAGGATTCTGAAGGAGCAGAAGAAAAGAGAGCAGAAGGAGATCAAGGTGCTGCTGCtcg GCACGGGTGAGAGCGGCAAGACCACCTTCATCAAGCAGATGAGGATCATCCACGGCAAGGGCTACTCGGAGGAGGAGCGCTGCGCCTTCACCAAACTCGTCTTCCAGAACATCTTCACGTCCGTCCAGGCCATGACGGCGGCCATGAGCACCCTGAGGATCCCGTACGCCAATCCGGAGACCCAG CTCTACGCCAACTGGCTGCAGGACGTGGACAAGCTGCAGGTGACCCAGCTGGACAGGAGGTACGCGGACGCCATCCGGCGCCTGTGGGCCGACCCCGGCATCAAGATGTGCTACAGCCGCCGCCGGGAGTACCAGCTTCTGGACTCCACCGAGTA CTACATGACCAACCTGGACCGCATAGCTGCCCCAGACTACGTGCCCACTGCCCAGGACGTGCTGCGGGTTCGATTTCCCACCACGGGCATCAACGACTACTCGTTCACAGTGGAGAAGATCTCCCTGAG GATCGTCGACGTCGGGGGTCAGAAGTCCGAGCGCAGGAAGTGGATCCACTGCTTCGAGAACGTGACGTCGCTCATCTTCCTGGCCTCCCTCAGCGAGTACGACCAGGTTCTGGAGGAGGATGAGACGAAC AACCGCATGGAGGAGAGCAAAGCGCTGTTCTACACCACGATCCACTCGCCCTGGTTTGTCCGCGCCTccatcatcctcttcctcaACAAGATGGACATCCTGGCCGAGAAGATCCTCACCTCGGACCTGCACGCCTACTTCCCCACCTTCGCAG GGAAGAAGCGGGACGCGGAAGCGGCCATGAAGTTCATCCGGACCATGTACCTGCAGCAGGCCGTGAAGAAGGAGAAGGCGAAGGATGAGAAGAGCAAGAGCGTCTACACGCACTACACCTGTGCCACGGACACGCAGAACATCCGCAAGGTCTTCAACGACATCAAGGACACGGTGCTCGTCCGCTCCCTCGAGGAGTACTACTTaatctga